From the Colletotrichum lupini chromosome 1, complete sequence genome, the window TGGTCAACTTCGCGCCGGGCTCGTAGATGTCCTTGATTGCAGAGCAGAGACCGTTGAGGTTGGCGAGAGAGAACTCCTCAGCCTTATCCGGCAGACGGCTGAGGACCTTGTCCTTTGTGTTGGGCGACTTGAAAGGGAAAGCAGGAAGGCACATGCGGATGGGGCTCTGTGTCTTGACTTTTCTGTAGATCTGGGAGAGGAAGCCCAGTCTGCCCTCAAGCTGGGCAGGGCATGTTTCGTGTGGGCGTCTAAGGCGGTAGCGGCAGATGATGTCGAGAATGTCGGCTGCTTTTGAGAGGGCTTCGTCGTCCATCATCTGAGGTGCCACCTTTGAGATGAGCTGAACCTCTGGTGACGGTTGGCGAACCGGTGTTTCTACAAGAGAAGGCATGTCGTTGAATGTGGCTGAAGTAGAGGCGAAGAGGACTGAAAAGGTATGAAGAGGTTAGGGTAATGGAGGCTTGATTAACAAGATAAACGACGATCAAAGTAAGTTTAAGGCTGGCAGATGCAGCTGGGTCTTAATGCAATTTGAGCCTGGTCTAGTAGAGAAAAACCTTCCAAAGTCTCGGGAGACGCAACCGGCTTATATCCAGCTTCCTTTCGTAGCATAGCCTGCCAACGTTGCATCTGCATACAGACTTGCTCGGAGATGACGATCACAGGGAAAGGGTAATGGCAAGGAGCAGCGGGCCAAGTCGCGGCACTGGCCGTGATGGGCTCGGAGCTGCGTCAGGTCACATCTGGCCATCCCCCATATCAAGGCCCATAACGGTCTTATTCCGGTCCTCTTCATCCACAATTCCCGTGGTTGTTCGATACACAATGTCGCCACTAGGGGTCAATAGCAAAACGTCTAGAAGGATGGTAAGATGGTAAGGATTTGCCCACGGAATCAATATGCACCCGGCATCGTGGCCCTGTCGAAGGATGTCATACCATGCATGaccttcttttcttttctttttttcgtaCTCTACGTAGCATACGGAGTACTCTTGATTGTTTTTCCTAATCTTCACCCGGCTTCCATCGTCGATTGAGTCAGTGCCGCCACCCCACTACCCAGGAACGGCCCCATCAGGATCAGGAAACTCATGCGCTCCATCGGACATGGACCAAGTTTGAAGGGCTGACAGCTAAACGACCCACGTCACGGTGGACACCTGCCTGACATAGCCGGCTGAAGACTCGAAGGAGGAATCAAGTGTGTGGCCACTGGCCAGTGCAAGATCTAAGTTGCAGCCGCGCGGGAGTCGTCAAGGGAAGGTGAAAAGATCCTGGTTTGGATCCTCTGGGAGGCGTACCAGTGTGGGGAGGGTACCACTTGTGTGAAAACAGACAAAGAATCGAGCCACCAACGTCAGGCTAGGCTATTGACAGTCTGGTTCATCCCAGGTCAAGCCGCGGCAGATGGATGGCTGAACCGTTGAACATAGTCGTAGACCCCGACTAGTAGGGGGCCAGATTCCGCACCGGCAGGATCCTCCCGCGGCTGTGGGGACAGGGGCCCCCCGAGGAGAGCAAAAACGCGCCTTTCCCGATCGGCTTTCTGGACCGTGACACGATGCCTGGGATGGCATGGCGAAAGATTGGGAGTACCACGGCGCAGATTCCTCACTTGGGCAGGTCTAGCCAGATAGCCGGGATTACAGCTGCATTGCTACATTGGCATGTCGTGGCATGTCACATTAAGATCGTCGGAACAACATTCAGGTTTGTAAGGTCGATTGCTCTTTGCGGAGTGCATCCACAGTCGTGTGTGGTCGATGCGTAGCATTCGATTCCAGGTCAGGAAGAACCCCGGCGCGCTCCGATATCAGACGATTATCCGCGGTATTGCTTCGAGCATCGGTCACACCGGAGGGGGCTCGGCTCAAGGCACGGCGCACTCTTCGGCCGTCGACCGTAAGTAGTCCCGGACTTGGCCTTGGTTCATTGATgtcaggcctcgccggtcaggcctcgtcggttaagggatagcttaggggggcataaagagggggaccaAGCAACAAAGGAGCAGCTCAggcatatatagagcgctggTAGTacacctcgagggaagggcagatttcagtaattcctcttttagaccctaacagcagttggcctctgtgagcttcttccctgtgtCGTACACCTATTGACAATTGATGTCAGATATCAAGTAAGCCACCCATCGAACAATACCTGCTGGTTCCGCGTAAGACAATGCCTATGCCCCTGATCCGATCGATTTAGTAATCGGTAGTCGTTCGACCTGCATTTCAGATTTTTTTCTTCCGAACTCATCGTACTCGGGCAATCCTAccaataactatacttatctTGGACATTGACGACTTACACGGAGCTGAACCCTTGCGACCAACATCACTGCATCAACTTTAACCTTTGTCATTCACTCTCACAACCTCTCTTGACACCACGCGCAAGTAACATTCAGTCAGTAATCATGGGCTCTATTCCTCGCGAGACTCTTGAAACCGAGGTCGATCTGGCCATCATTGGCGGTGAGTATTCCTGCCGACTTACACAGATGAGTAGACAATGAAATCTGACTCAAGGGTGCAGGCGGGCCAACTGGTCTTCTCACCGGCTACCTCGCAGAGCAGCTTGGTGTGAAGGTATGCATTATTGGTAAGTTGGCGAAGATAAGCTCTTCAAGTTAAGCTTCAGTGTTAACACGCAAAACAGACAGCAAGAATGCGCCTCTTGAATTGGGCAGAGCCGATGCACTCAACGCTCGTACCCAACAAGCTCTTGAAGTCGTTGGCATCCTTGACGACCTTATCTCACAAGGCATCACCTGCAATAGTAGGCTCTGAACCACCTTCCTGATTTGATGAGAACGCAAAAGCTGACACAATTTGCAGCGAGTTCAACCTTTGCGGATGGTGAATTCAAGTCGCGCCAAAGCCAATGGTGGACTGGTCTTGAGCACTGCTTCCGCAAGAACTTCCTGATGATTGGCCAGCCCGCTGTCGAGAAGGTCCTTGCAGAGAGACTCAAGACGCCCGTCTGCTTTGGCGAAGTCGTCACTTCTATCTCAGAGGACAAGAACGGCGTGGTGACGACAACAAACAAGGGGCGAGTGATCCGCAGCAAGTATGCGGTGGGAGCCGATGGCGCTCGCTCCACAGTCCGCAACACGCTGGGAATCACCTTCACCGGGACCAAGCCCGAGATGATCTGGGCCGTTTTGGACACTTTCATTGACACGTCGTTCCCCGTCTGCTCCGAGATCATTACGTTTCAGCTAAACGGCCAGAGCCGAGTCTCGTGGATCCCCCGGGAGCGTGGCATGGCCAGATTCTACATCCTGCTTGATGGCGAGATCACGCAGGAGAAGGCCGAGAATTCCATCCGCGAGCACATGGCTCCTCACCGAGTGGACTTCAAGAAGACGGAGTGGTTCAGCACGTTTGATGGTAAGCGGCACCCTGGCACAGCGAGCCGGCGGCATAGCCCGCTCTTGCAACATGCCATCCAAATGCTGTTACATGAAGATAGCTGACACTGCATACAGTCAAGGAGCGTATTGCATCGACATTCGTCTCTCAGAACGGAGGCGGCCGCATTATCTTGGCAGGTGATGCAGCGCACGTTCACTCGGTGAACGGTGGCCAAGGCCTCAACACCGGTATTGCCGACGCGTTTGCGCTATCATGGAGGCTGGCACAAGCCATCACAAACGACAAGCTCAGCCCTGACGCGGCTGATAAGCTGATCAGGAGCTACGACATTGAGCGGCGCACCGTTGCCCAGGGCGTCATCGACGTTGCAGCGAAGCTTGTCAGAGACACAGTTCGAACGGCAAAGGAGTACGTCTCCACAATCGAGAAAAACGCTGGGTACATCACAGGTAAGCTTGTCTTGCATGTTTATTGCGCTGTATTCTCCTAGCTTCCCCCCCCCTCCTAAGTCCCCGAGCCGGAGTCCTCTTAGGGCTGCGCTTCTGTTCTCCTAAACTCTGTTTGAGTGTCTGGCCCCCTTCATGGATGGGACATGGAGACCACTGCAGATTCGGGAAGTCCTTCCAGAATCCCTAGACCACCCTACCATGCGACAATCCCTCTACTCCACGTTTCTCCACGCTCCCGAAACCTAGCAGTCTTCAAGCATGCTGCGTAGCGGCAAGAATCTTCGGCTAATCTTCTTTCACCAACTAATACCTTAGGCATGGGCGTGTCTTACGATGGCACTGGCTCCCCCCTGATCCAAGAGGCCCCCAGCCAGGGCATCTGGACCGCCGGCCGGCGCTGTCCGGATGTCTTCCTGACGCCAGCATCCGGAGAAGAGCCGAAGCGCTTGTATGATCTTGTCGCTGGCAAGTATGGCAAGCATTTGGTGCTGAAGATTGGACGACAGTCGAATGGTCCCGCCTTGGGAGATGGTCTCCAGGATTTGGCCAGACTCTTCACCGTCGCCCCCCACAATGCGGAGACTCCTCGTACGACCGCTGTGAATGAAGATTCTTCATCGCCAGAAACGTCCTTCTCAGCCGAGTGGGCGAAGGACGATGACGACTTCACCGTTGTCGTCAGACCCGACATGTACATTGGCTACGTCGGTCTCGGAGGAGATGGGTGGAAGGATTACCTGTCGTACCTGACTCAGTAACGGGTGTGACAAGCAAGTTTTTTGCGACGATGATGTTTTTGTTTTTAGACAAGATGATGTACCATTACCGGATTTACTGGAGCGAACGCCCAAAACGGGCAAACGAAATTCTTTTTAGAGAGACCCCTGATAGCTCAATTTACGGATAGACAAAAACCCACGTTTAGTATTCACACACCTCTCGCAATGTGATTGATCATCGTCAGCCAATTGGGATGGGCACGGTGATCTAAACTCCCTTGTTGGCCCCCGTTACGGTGCACATGGAGCTGTCATATGCAGATAATATATCACATCGTGCCCACACATCGTCGCTTTCCTCTGTGCGAATTACGGATACGTTGTCATTTATCGTTCGCCCCCAACGTGACGCTGCGCGTCGATTCAATCGCTTGCTTGTTCAGGGGACTCGTAACCGAAACCGAAGAGCCGAAAAGACCGAGGAAGACCTATCGGCTCTTGATAGCTGATAACGCGAAAGGGCCCAGCATTATTAGGTTGTGCTTCTTCAGCACACAATCTGCAACTTTATTTGGAGTTGCTGCGGCCTTACTGCGACCTGCCACATTGATCTCCAGACAATCGCTACGGGACCCCATTCCGAGTCCCGACGACCGCCACGTTCCGTCGGCTCGGAACTGGCACTGCAGAAAGCGCGGAACCGAACCGAAGACAAGCTTGAACCAAGTCGAACCAACATCAGGTTACAGACCAGGAATGTGGGATACTCCGTAGTTTCCCTGAATAAACACGTCATCATCCTGAGACTCCCCCCACGCCGACGGTTTTTCCGGTTGTCATGCAAAAGGCAGATATTTTCATGTTTTCTTCATCCCACCGGTGCGCGCGCCGGCAACTAGGGCGGCAACTAGCGGGATTTTGCGGTTTGTTTCTCAGGGCTCTTAGCTAATAAACTGCTAAGTCAGCGTTGTTGACAATTCAGTCCCCGATTTTCGATCACCGCGCCAAGACGTACATAAGGAGGGCCTCGGCATCTTTTTTATCTATGAACAGGAGCCTCGGACTGATTTTGTCTGCAGTTCGGCGTTCAGATAGCAGACAACGACGCCAAAAAGCTGATAAGACGCTACCAAACGACGGACCATGGCCGAACAGGCCAGAAAGACTCAAAGAAGCATTTTCTCATTCACCGCCCAGTGTAACCTAACCATAATCGCACAAGAATTATCAATCGTCAACTCCACTACTCCGAAGTTTCGACGAGGTTCAAATGCCTCAAAGCCGTTGGCATTCGCAGATTCCAGAAGAGGTCCGAGACGTTGGAGGATTCTCGCAATGTGACATGATGAAGCCCCCCTCGTTGCGGACACATTTGACTAGGGGAGTCCGCCTCATAAATGCCAAAAATGATGTGTAGCTTGCGAGTTCATCATTGTACGAGTGAAATGTTCAGTAATAGACTACTCTGACACTTTTTGTTTTCCGTCTACCGCAGCCTGCAACGTTGATCCCTATCCGCTCTGGCCGATCCGACTTCCTCATTGGGCCTCGAACCACCATAATCCTCAAGCTTTCTGACTCTTCAGACCGCGTCAAGACTTGTCTGGTCTCCGAGACGTTGGAAGTTTCCCGAACAATAACAGCCAGGGCCACTGTGCCTGACTTACACCTTATTTTACTCGCGGCCCCTCGCCTCAGGTTATTTACATCCCACCTGGAAACGGTAAGGTTACCGCTATACTTTCCCCCAAGTCATCGCAACAACGACATACTTGGAGGTCCATCTGGTCTCTGTAACGTGGCCTGCGACCGCGGGCGGCGCAACCCGAGCTGCGGCGAGGCCCAGGCGGCTTTTTGGGGGGTCCGTGGAGGGCTCCGTCTATTGTACTTAAACAAAATGGAAGGCTAATTTTCCATTGTTGCTCGTTCTTTTGCTCAGGTGGGAGAACTGGATAGATGTCAGAAAGGCCTGCTGAGCAAGCTCTTTACCTATCGTTAATTCATTCatttcgtcgtcgtcgctggATGATCTCTCGCTCTGTTAATCAAGCCGGCCTTGACAACGAATCAGTACGACCAACGCCACAGCCGCAGTCAAGTCCACCAATCGAGGAAAGGACCGCACGACATACCATCCCGGTAGTTGCATCACCGCCGCCTGCAGCGCTAGCAATAACCGCGGTCGATACTACCCAACCTATTCGTATTGAGAGAACCATGGAGTACACATCCGATAAAGAAAAGCCCTACGGGCCGGGCGAAGACCCAATGCAGAAGCTCGATGAAGAGAGCGGTAGCGATGGTATTGATGAGTTCAAGTcaccgccgccgtcgcccaCTAAGCCGACGGGGCCCCCGAATGGAGGCTTGAAAGCCTGGATGCAAGTTCTTGGCTCGTTTTTCATTTATTTCAACACGTGGGGTAAGTCATAAGTCGGACCATCCGCCCATACAGTAATTTCAAGTCCTGTGCACTGCCTTTTTGGGGCAAATGAAATCCCGCGGGCTCCCGCATAGCCTGCATCAATTTGGGGATTAAGCCAAGCAATGAGCGCGTTCAGAACTAACAGTATTCCAGGACTTGTTGCCAGTTTCGGTACCTTCCAGGTCTACTATGAGGGTCACCTCCTGAAGGAACACAGCTCTTTCGCTATTTCCACAATTGGCTCGTTGCAAAGTTTCTTGATGGTGTTTCTGGGCCTCTTTGCCGGCCCCATCTTTGATTTGGGATACGCCAAGCAACTTCTCTGGGTGGGAACCACATTGATCGTCACCGGGTCTATCCTCCAGAGTCTCAGCCACAATCTTTGGCAACTCTTGTTAACACAAGGTCTCTGTGTCGGCATTGGACAGGGAAGTTTAGCTGTGCTGGGAGTTGCTATCTTATCGCCGTGGTTCACGACTAAGCTACCCATGGCAACCGGCATTGCAGCGGCTGGAAGCGGTGTTGGCGGGTAAGTCTTCCCTCACCAAAAATCTCCGGCTCAGAAAGTATCCCGCCGGCTAAGGCTGGCCATCCGTACTAACATCGTGTTCTCATAGCCTGGTATTGCCGATTCTTTTCAGATCGATACAGCCAGAAATTGGCTTCCGCTGGACTGTGCGCACCATGGCGCTGATCGCGCTCACAACCCTTAGCATTTCCATCGTGACCATGGAACCGCCTAAACCTTCAGCTTTCAGAAGACCCTTGATTGACCGCACTGCCTTCAAAGACGCCCCGTATCTACTTTTCGTGGCCGCCTGCTGCCTCGTGTTCCTTGGCATGTACACTCCGTTCGTCTACATTCCGGGATACGCGTTGGCAAGGCATGCTGTCAGCACAGAGATCGACAAGTATCTGCTTGCGATCCTCAACGGCGCATCCATTGTCGGCCGCACCGTACCAATCTTATTCACCGCTCAACTCGGTCGAATGAACATGCTCATCGTCGCAGTAGCGGCCTTATCCATCTCGGCATTCTGTCTCTCGGCAGTCACCCACACTCCTGCGTTGTTGGTGACGGTCATCTTTTACGGAACCAGCAGCGGAGCATTCTTCTCTCTGCAGCCGGCTACATTTTCTCTTCTCACGGAGGACAAGAAGTACATCGGAACCAGACTTGGTATGGCTTATGCCGTAATGTCTGTTGCTCTGTTGCTAGGTTCTCCCGTTGGCGGCGCACTCGTACGCTCTGTAGGCTACATTAGCGCCTGGATCTGGGCAGGAGTGACCCTCGGGCTGGGTAGCATCACAATCGCATGTTCGCGAGGCATGGCAACTAAGTGGGATTGGAAGAAAACGCTTTAGTTGCCCCAAGTTTTGCATAACCAGACTTGTCTAATAACATAGAGATGATACCCTGATAGATTTCTGTAGACTAGCTTAGCCTAGATGACTCACCGCTTAATGCTTACATGATGTTGATGCCACCAATCCGGATGTATTTTGCTTCGTCTCAAGTGCGATGTTGATCGAGTCCAGTTGAGCCAGCTCTTACCAGCTGATCCTTCATCCCCTGGGCTACAATAGTTCTACAGTAGTAATGTAATTATGAAGTAATAAACGCTCTCTGCGCACTCCTAGTGGTCAATAGATTCCCAGGCAGATGCCCAAGTAGTCGGCTTCGACTGAGGTACCATTTCCCACACTCAGTGCAAACTTGGCTCTCCCGTACATAGTGAGACACTGACTAGTAACCATCCCAGCTCGGATGAAAATTGCATACGCGGCACGCATAGAACCAGTCGTGCCAGGAACCATCTGGGGCGACATCTCACGCGTCCAATTAAGCATATTCGAGCCTTTTCTTTTATGTAAGTAGCGTATTGTCTTGGCACACACTCAGCCTCTTGGCCCCTATTCTCTTAGTCACTTTGTCTCGCTCCATCTACTCGGCATTGTCTACTTCAGCATGGATAAAGTAAACAGAACGGAGCACCCGATGAGTCGGATTCTCCAGCCAACGCCAAGAAATTGATAGGTGTTCCACACGTAGTTTCCCATGGCAAGCACAAACCTTCCGTATCCTTGGTAGAGAACCATCGGCCCTACTTCAAAAAGGACCCTGAGCTCCACTACGGATTCAGTGGAGATCAGGCAAAAGGGTTAGGGCCCTGGCCAGGATTCGAACCTGGGGCCTCTTCCAAGTGGATGTGTTTAATGACAACCCTAAGGAAGAATCATACCGCTAGACCACCAGGGCGTTGGCAAACTCACGATAGTCGGTAAGTTGCTGGGAGGAGCGGCCGTTGCTTCGTCTCTTCATCCACAGCGAGCATTGCATCAAGGGCTCGACATGTCGTGTTGCTTCATCCAGAGTGCGCACGGACCCTGAAGTGACGGACTAGAACAATGGTGTTGATGTAGCTCTGTTTCTTATGTACACTGGAACAGCACATGCTTGTTCCAGCGGTGCTTGTTGTGGGAAGTGCTGTGAGAAGTAGCAACTCGTGCGGATAGACCAAAGTTCATGGCGCTTTGGAGCCTCATTTCACCCGTGGGAGCATTCGATTATGCCTCAATGCTGTTTCTGGTATTTCAAGCATGccaaaagtaagtaatatgGAGTAGTTGCGAATAATTCTTTGACTAGATAGCTATTATTGTGTTCGGGGATCATACGAGACTGTGGTCTCGTGGGTGACTTGAATTCGAGCGGCCGTTGACGGCGTGACTCGACCATCGTTTCTATTCGCAAATGAGACTGACTAACGCCATTGAAGTCACTTCATTAGCCGCATGATCTATTCCGCTACAGGTCCTTCGGTGCTGATTTGATTCAGATTCGATAACTGTCTCCCGCTCACTGAAAATATCCGTGCGGTACCTCCTTCCAGACCATAACTCAGCTTCGTCATCGCTACATTTTGCTTTTACCGAACTCTTTTCTGGAAGATCATCATGTGACTATAATTCATACGACTCGGACTGCATGTTGTGTCTTTTTCTGTTATTCTCGATGACAGTGGAGTATGGCAATGACTTCTTTCCGCTCTTGTCAGCAGATCCGGTGATATGTGAAGAAATGAAGCTTGGCAGATATCGGACAAAGAAAGGCTTCAACCCAGGGACCGAGGCGCACACAATGCCGGCATTCGCCTCGAGGAAGGACCAGTTGAATTGTTCGGCTACATCCCAGCTGTAACCAGCACTCTTCAACAGTGATGGAAGGATGATCGTCCGTTTGATCGCCGATGCACAAACACTACGAGCAGTTAGGACCGGAGTGATACTTTGACGGAATAAGATATAGATAGAAAACAAGGAGGCAAAGGCTCTCACAATATCCCAGTGGCGAACATTAGAATGACAGAAACCTTCTGCCTTCGAGCCATTCAAAGTGGAATGACAATTTTCAGCGGAAGCAGAAGTATGACGACGTCCATAATGATGTTTGCGATGCTGAGGATCATAAAAAAAGTCTCTTTGTCGACGCAGTGGGCAGTCTGCAGTGCCTCTGTGTCCCATGATGCGTAGATTGGACGACAACCGAAGATGCTCAGCAGTTGATAGGCCACAGAATAAGCGATGACAATTCCGATGAGACTGGTGACGATGATTCGAAAGCTTCGATCGGGATACAACCGTAGGTAGAGGaacaagagggaaagtttcGCCAGTACAACACTGAGAGAATACGTCACGGTGGTACATGTGCCGTACTAGTGTCAATTCGAGTCAGCTTTCCGAAGCATGCCTTGCGTAGATATCCACTCAGTAGCTCGTATCTGACTCAAAATAATGATTAGTGGGCAATAGTTAACTTACAATGAGAAACCCGGGGTTATAATCTGCGTAAGTCACCTGCCAGAAATGCGATGCAACGCCTAGATCAATCACTACCTTAAGTCGGTGAGAAACAGGACAGGTAGAATAGTAAGGAAGGAATGAATGCGAACTTACTTTCCATTCCTGTAGCCAAGAAGGCAAGGCTCATGACCATTGAAGTGATAATCAAGTCTGTTTTCTAAGTGTTAGTAGTTCTCTCAGATCATCATGATGTAGACGACATCTGCGCCCGTCGCCATGGCGGAAATTTCGAAATGCTGACGCTCTCAGGAACGGTGTTCGAGAGATGATGAACGCAAAAGACCAGCTCGTGCAAGCTGCATTGATATACTGGGTTCCTGAAACTTTTGAAGGATGTCATGTGCGGAACAATCCCAAAGAGTTGTTGGTTCTAACATCTGAGATTGATCAGACGTTGAGCCATGTCTTCGTGGTTATCACACTTGGCAATGGGCATCCTTTTTCCAACCACAACTCTCCTCGGAAATGCTTCCTAACGGAGGCTCTCATATTCATCAAAGATGTCATGGATCACTTCGTTGGTTCACGTGCAAGGATGTAGCCCACTGCATATGCATGTTTGCCATGCCAGGGGGAGTCTTCAGCAAACAAATCTTTTCGCTGGCGAAGGATTTCGGCCAAGAATATCTTTCGATTTCCCCCAACAACCGAGTCCTTGGGCCACTCAGATTCTTTGTGTTTCGGGAGGTTTTCTCCGTGCGGGCCGCTAAGCATGTAAAATAGATGTTCAATTCCAAGTTATCGATGAGTGGCGAACCCGACTTCGCAGTCTGAAGTCGATGTACGAAGACAGGTAATCTTAACATCCGAACATAGGCTTATGTCTATGTGTACTTAATCTATGAACCAACGTCTGTAAGATAACTTCCTGAAAGACGAACATCCTCGGCGTGAAGTACACTGGTAGCATCCGGTGCGCAAAGTGCGGGTAACACTAGGATCTCGAGCCCACTTGGTGTTTCGTTATCTCGCTTGAACGAATCCTACATTGAACATCAGGGTGAAGTGCTTGGATTCCTCAATATCTAGCTGTGCTGGTGTTGCCAACGGTGACGCTCGTCTATAAATCACATATGATCTCTCATTCGTGCACCAAAGTTCGGCCGCAAAATGAGATCTTGGCTCATTGGAGGCGGCCCGCAGGCCGATACGTGGAGCCAAGGCATTAGAAATTAGGATCCCAGCCGCGGAGACGATGGCTTCCCTTCGAAGCCACAAGATGCTTGTCATATGTGGATATGATACGATCCAATGTGACAAGCTGGGGTTGAAGGACTTATTGGAACCGGGGTTCTCGGTTCACAACCAACGCCGGTTTCGTCTTGAGAAAGTACACATAGGATTGTCGATCCTATGTCTACGTTTGATTGCTCCTGAAAACACGAAATCTCTTTCTTCCTTATCGAGAAGGTTTCTCTAGTATCCGGGTCTAGCTGATTTCTATCTCACCTACCATACTCTCTTTGGCGTATTGCGAACTTCTACATGAAACCATCTCACAATGTCTCAGATGCAAAGTGAGAAAGAGAAGCATCCAGAACTTTTCAAACCGGATTTGAACATTGACAGGCGGCAATGCAAGCGTGTCGTACCTCTTGAAGTCTTGGCTTTGGGGATGTCCAAGACGGGCACGTCGTGTAAGTAACTTCTAAGCATGTTCAGGCCTTTGGGTTCATCAATCATTCTAACGTGATGCAGCTATGCAACGAGCACTAATAATCCTCGGCTACAACGATGTCTATTATAGATTTACCATGGTCTCAAACATTTGCGAAGTCGAAATGTGGATGGAGGGCATGCACGCGAAGCAGAACCCCAAGTCAGGCCAGCAACCGT encodes:
- a CDS encoding FAD monooxygenase, giving the protein MRSIRFQVRKNPGALRYQTIIRGIASSIGHTGGGSAQGTAHSSAVDLIMGSIPRETLETEVDLAIIGGGPTGLLTGYLAEQLGVKVCIIDSKNAPLELGRADALNARTQQALEVVGILDDLISQGITCNTSSTFADGEFKSRQSQWWTGLEHCFRKNFLMIGQPAVEKVLAERLKTPVCFGEVVTSISEDKNGVVTTTNKGRVIRSKYAVGADGARSTVRNTLGITFTGTKPEMIWAVLDTFIDTSFPVCSEIITFQLNGQSRVSWIPRERGMARFYILLDGEITQEKAENSIREHMAPHRVDFKKTEWFSTFDVKERIASTFVSQNGGGRIILAGDAAHVHSVNGGQGLNTGIADAFALSWRLAQAITNDKLSPDAADKLIRSYDIERRTVAQGVIDVAAKLVRDTVRTAKEYVSTIEKNAGYITGMGVSYDGTGSPLIQEAPSQGIWTAGRRCPDVFLTPASGEEPKRLYDLVAGKYGKHLVLKIGRQSNGPALGDGLQDLARLFTVAPHNAETPRTTAVNEDSSSPETSFSAEWAKDDDDFTVVVRPDMYIGYVGLGGDGWKDYLSYLTQ
- a CDS encoding major facilitator superfamily transporter, yielding MSERPAEQALYLSLIHSFRRRRWMISRSVNQAGLDNESVRPTPQPQSSPPIEERTARHTIPVVASPPPAALAITAVDTTQPIRIERTMEYTSDKEKPYGPGEDPMQKLDEESGSDGIDEFKSPPPSPTKPTGPPNGGLKAWMQVLGSFFIYFNTWGLVASFGTFQVYYEGHLLKEHSSFAISTIGSLQSFLMVFLGLFAGPIFDLGYAKQLLWVGTTLIVTGSILQSLSHNLWQLLLTQGLCVGIGQGSLAVLGVAILSPWFTTKLPMATGIAAAGSGVGGLVLPILFRSIQPEIGFRWTVRTMALIALTTLSISIVTMEPPKPSAFRRPLIDRTAFKDAPYLLFVAACCLVFLGMYTPFVYIPGYALARHAVSTEIDKYLLAILNGASIVGRTVPILFTAQLGRMNMLIVAVAALSISAFCLSAVTHTPALLVTVIFYGTSSGAFFSLQPATFSLLTEDKKYIGTRLGMAYAVMSVALLLGSPVGGALVRSVGYISAWIWAGVTLGLGSITIACSRGMATKWDWKKTL